A single genomic interval of Chitinophaga sp. 180180018-3 harbors:
- a CDS encoding TolC family protein has translation MKSFIIKYSICLLLLTTAIMKASAQQKALTLEQAIDLALKNNFDIRLARNTAELSANDYAYANFAFVPRLNATAGTTWNTTATKQEFVNGSKRDTSGIKGNNISGNVTLSWTLFDGLKMFATRQKLASIRDLGELTIKNQVQNSVATVIGGYYNIVQQKQQLKALAEQMSISEERVKLSDAKFSTGLAPKTDLLQSKVDYNAQKALYIRQQTLIEQSKALLNQLMAVPAGATGYDVSDSIPLETGLSFAALQQQIANNNTAIKVQQQNVDIAALTVKERKADYFPVISFNSGYNYNRNTSNAASNAFSPRFNRNGVFSYGLTAAIPIFNGFNVKRQVQNARIDFDFQNITLDNVKSQVDLSLHNAFEDYEYYKKQASLEEETNGLARENAMVALERFKQGVSTILEVKIAQQSLEDSYYRLIQARYNTKLAETELGRLNGALVR, from the coding sequence ATGAAGTCATTTATAATAAAATATAGTATCTGCCTGTTACTGCTGACCACAGCTATAATGAAAGCCAGCGCACAACAGAAAGCACTTACCCTGGAACAGGCGATAGACCTGGCCCTGAAAAACAATTTCGATATCAGGCTGGCAAGAAACACCGCAGAACTCTCAGCTAACGATTACGCCTATGCGAATTTTGCATTTGTACCCCGACTGAATGCAACAGCCGGTACCACCTGGAATACTACTGCTACCAAACAGGAATTCGTAAACGGCAGCAAGCGCGATACCAGTGGGATCAAAGGCAACAATATCAGTGGCAACGTTACCCTGAGCTGGACCCTGTTCGATGGTCTGAAAATGTTCGCCACCCGCCAGAAACTGGCATCCATCCGGGATCTGGGGGAACTGACTATAAAAAATCAGGTACAGAATTCAGTAGCTACTGTCATCGGGGGATATTATAACATTGTACAGCAAAAACAACAGCTGAAAGCGCTTGCCGAACAAATGTCCATCTCCGAGGAAAGAGTAAAACTCTCCGATGCGAAATTCAGTACCGGTCTTGCGCCTAAAACGGATCTCCTCCAGTCAAAGGTGGACTATAACGCTCAGAAAGCGCTGTATATACGTCAGCAAACATTAATCGAGCAAAGCAAGGCCCTGCTGAATCAGCTGATGGCGGTGCCGGCAGGCGCCACCGGCTATGACGTATCTGATTCTATTCCGCTGGAAACAGGATTATCATTTGCCGCATTGCAACAACAGATCGCCAATAACAACACTGCAATCAAAGTGCAGCAACAGAATGTAGATATCGCTGCACTCACGGTTAAAGAACGTAAGGCCGATTATTTCCCGGTAATCAGTTTCAACTCGGGCTATAACTATAACCGCAATACGTCCAACGCAGCCTCCAATGCATTTAGTCCACGATTCAACCGCAACGGGGTGTTCAGCTATGGATTAACTGCCGCTATTCCCATCTTCAATGGGTTTAATGTAAAAAGACAGGTACAAAATGCCAGGATAGATTTCGATTTCCAGAACATTACACTGGATAATGTAAAATCCCAGGTAGATCTTTCTCTTCATAACGCCTTTGAAGATTATGAATACTATAAAAAACAGGCTTCACTGGAGGAAGAAACCAATGGTCTCGCCAGAGAAAACGCAATGGTAGCCCTGGAGCGTTTCAAACAAGGCGTATCTACCATATTGGAAGTAAAGATAGCCCAACAAAGCCTGGAAGATTCTTATTATAGATTGATACAGGCCAGGTATAATACCAAATTAGCTGAAACGGAATTAGGTCGATTGAATGGCGCATTAGTACGATAA